Proteins encoded together in one Rutidosis leptorrhynchoides isolate AG116_Rl617_1_P2 unplaced genomic scaffold, CSIRO_AGI_Rlap_v1 contig252, whole genome shotgun sequence window:
- the LOC139882272 gene encoding uncharacterized protein has protein sequence MLLTQSLSMLSSTTTTSPIATTTTTTTASSMAIFTTTFSDHHLHQPPITSIRYDWNEKQKKKHSSTRSLRTRTTISNQLTKDSSPLKIYQEVLNAARKKFTQEISFQSKDKDISLARALLHIAAEDVAFLGFNREKDAFSLHNEMRNTTTKADTQEWNCVEQMPLDGKTISEWLHELDTIAKEVEVELVSRDIGCHLVEVLEAVNVVLFELRGLKRSPVLVDSKHSYLHSALSSGCGTAILLSVIYIEVCQRLGLTIVGSRVGEDFLIWPQTGYPEELFKVTSGHSLFAIVNGGCVEDPRSMASDLTGNSLLGLEIASKRDIIGIALANLIRVHWKRASRSNHGLMLTSPLRHVHRSNNNSTLDEIGNANVPLLRPQELRLAIMASERLLILQPHNWALRRDHGMMLYYSREYGKAVQELSICMAFAPEEEAEVLEPFVEKLHLMRLESSWKSFGHASPMAVP, from the exons ATGTTGTTGACTCAATCATTATCCATGCTTAGCTCAACGACAACAACCTCCCCAAtagcgacgacgacgacgacgacgactgcATCTTCCATGGCAATCTTCACCACCACTTTCTctgatcatcatcttcatcagcCACCCATTACTTCTATCAG GTATGATTGGAATGAGAAGCAGAAGAAGAAGCACAGCTCGACTAGGAGCCTTCGGACTAGGACAACTATATCCAATCAGCTTACCAAAGATTCGTCTCCTCTCAAAATTTACCAGGAG GTCCTAAATGCTGCAAGGAAGAAATTCACTCAAGAGATTTCCTTTCAATCCAAGGACAAAGACATCTCTCTAGCTAGG GCTTTGCTACATATAGCAGCTGAAGATGTGGCTTTCTTGGGTTTTAATAGAGAAAAGGATGCTTTTTCTCTACATAACGAAATGAGGAATACCACAACCAAAGCTGATACCCAAGAATGGAACTGTGTGGAGCAAATGCCTTTAGATGGAAAGACAATATCTGAGTGGCTGCATGAGTTGGACACAATTGCCAAAGAAGTTGAAGTTGAACTAGTTTCAAGAGATATAGGCTGTCATTTGGTTGAAGTTTTGGAGGCTGTGAATGTGGTTCTTTTTGAGTTGAGAGGCTTGAAAAGGTCCCCTGTTCTAGTAGATTCAAAGCATTCCTACTTGCACTCGGCTCTCAGCTCTGGGTGTGGCA CAGCAATCTTGCTTAGTGTAATTTACATTGAAGTTTGTCAACGACTTGGGCTGACCATCGTGGGATCTCGAGTTGGGGAAGATTTTTTGATATGGCCCCAAACGGGGTACCCAGAG GAGCTTTTCAAGGTAACTTCCGGGCACAGCTTATTTGCAATTGTAAATGGAGGGTGTGTGGAGGACCCTAGATCAATGGCGTCGGACCTAACTGGAAATTCACTCTTAGGACTTGAGATAGCCTCAAAACGAGACATTATTGGCATTGCTCTGGCTAATTTGATT AGGGTTCATTGGAAGCGTGCATCTAGATCAAACCACGGTTTGATGCTGACTTCTCCTCTTAGACATGTtcatagaagtaataataatagcaCACTGGATGAAATCGGCAATGCAAATGTTCCTCTGCTACGACCTCAAGAGCTTAG GCTGGCTATCATGGCTTCAGAAAGGTTGTTGATTCTGCAGCCACATAATTGGGCGTTGAGGAGAGATCATGGCATGATGCTGTATTACAGTAG GGAGTATGGAAAGGCAGTACAGGAGCTTAGCATTTGCATGGCGTTTGCACCGGAAGAAGAGGCTGAGGTTTTGGAACCCTTTGTTGAGAAACTTCATCTGATGCGTCTTGAATCATCTTGGAAGTCTTTTGGACATGCAAGTCCAATGGCGGTTCCTTGA
- the LOC139882273 gene encoding uncharacterized mitochondrial protein AtMg00810-like yields the protein MELIDDMGLSGAKPMSTPFEQNLKLTTKEYDDYIETQSERKIKSNDKLLVDPKKYKRIIGRLLYLTLTRPDISYVVNHISEFMHKPKESHYQAAIRIVRYIKAEPEKGLFTGKDNSLVLRALCDSDWASCILNRRSVTGFCIKLGESIVSWKSRKQRIVSRSSAEAEYRSMADTVSELTWIRGMIAKLGVTIPLSVELFCDSQAALHIATNPVYRERTKHIEID from the coding sequence ATGGAATTGAttgatgatatgggtttaagtggtGCTAAACCTATGAGTACTCCGTTCGAACAAAATCTAAAGCTAACTACTAAGGAATATGATGACTATATCGAAACACAATCTGAAAGAAAGATTAAGTCAAACGACAAACTACTTGTTGATCCAAAGAAATACAAGAGGATAATCGGCAGATTACTGTATTTGACACTAACCCGACCCGACATCAGTTATGTTGTCAACCATATTAGTGAGTTTATGCACAAACCGAAAGAGTCACATTACCAGGCTGCAATTCGCATTGTCAGGTATATAAAAGCAGAGCCCGAAAAAGGCTTGTTCACGGGAAAAGACAACTCACTTGTTCTTAGAGCATTATGCGACTCCGATTGGGCATCTTGCATCCTCAATCGACGCTCTGTGACGGGATTCTGCATAAAATTAGGAGAATCAATTGTATCATGGAAATCAAGGAAGCAACGAATTGTATCGAGATCGTCGGCAGAAGCTGAATACAGGTCTATGGCAGACACAGTTTCGGAACTTACTTGGATTCGAGGAATGATTGCTAAGCTCGGCGTTACAATCCCACTTTCGGTCGAATTGTTTTGCGACAGCCAAGCAGCACTTCATATCGCAACCAATCCTGTGTATCGTGAAAGAACAAAACACATTGAAATTGACTGA
- the LOC139882274 gene encoding thylakoid lumenal 29 kDa protein, chloroplastic-like, giving the protein MAVSFISSLPSLVSSLNDGTTPNTTSLRYSAAAAIRCCKTTQCNGNAREGAFPRRDVLKFAGAAIGVELISSSGSFVQTATAADLIQRRQRSEFQTFIKTTLSKSIQEKPELIPPLLTLALNDAITYDKATKSGGPNGSIRLSSEISRPENKALSAALNLLEEAKKEIDANSKGGPISFADLIQFGAQSAVKSTFIAAAVRKCGGNEEKGRLLYTAYGSTGQWGQFDKIFGRDDAQEPDPEGRVPLWEKATVQEMKDKFSAVGLGPRQLAVMSAFLGPDQAATEALLASDKDVAPWVQKYQRSRETVSQTDYEVDLITTVTKLSGLGQRIDYEAYTYPVKRIELSKLKL; this is encoded by the exons ATGGCGGTTTCTTTTATTTCATCACTCCCATCTCTTGTTTCATCTCTCAACGATGGCACTACTCCAAACACCACCTCACTCAGATACTCG GCTGCTGCTGCTATTCGTTGTTGTAAAACAACTCAATGTAATGGTAATGCCCGTGAAGGTGCTTTTCCTCGAAGGGATGTGCTAAAATTCGCAGGCGCTGCCATTGGCGTG GAATTGATATCGAGCTCTGGATCGTTTGTCCAAACGGCAACTGCTGCTGATCTTATACAACGCAGACAGCGTTCTGAGTTCCAAA CATTTATCAAGACTACTCTCTCAAAATCCATACAG GAAAAACCGGAGCTTATCCCACCACTATTAACTTTAGCACTCAACGATGCTATAACTTATGACAAG GCAACTAAATCAGGCGGCCCCAATGGTTCTATCCGTCTCAG CTCAGAGATAAGCAGACCGGAGAATAAGGCGCTTTCTGCTGCATTGAACTTATTGGAGGAAGCCAAAAAGGAAATTGATGCAAATTCCAAAGGAGGACCCATTTCCTTTGCCGATCTCATCCAATTTGGAG CTCAAAGTGCAGTTAAGTCTACATTTATAGCGGCTGCTGTTCGTAAATGTGGAGGGAATGAAGAAAAAGGGCGTTTGTTATACACTGCATATGGTTCAACTGGGCAG TGGGGCCAGTTTGACAAGATATTCGGTAGGGATGATGCACAAGAGCCAGATCCAGAGGGAAGAGTTCCTCTGTGGGAGAAAGCAACTGTACAGGAAATGAAGGATAAATTTTCAGCTGTTGGCTTGGGTCCTCGTCAG CTTGCTGTCATGTCCGCATTTTTGGGGCCAGATCAGGCAGCAACGGAGGCACTACTGGCTTCCGATAAGGATGTTGCTCCATGGGTCCAGAAATACCAACGCAGCAGAGAAACTGTTTCACAGACTGATTATGAG GTTGACCTCATAACTACTGTGACAAAGCTGAGTGGGTTGGGACAAAGAATTGACTACGAGGCATACACATATCCAGTTAAGAGGATTGAGTTGAGCAAACTAAAATTGTAG
- the LOC139882278 gene encoding serine--tRNA ligase, chloroplastic/mitochondrial-like: MKGKLEPSERQKLVQEGKNLKEEVATLEEDLLKLKDELQEEAQCIPNMTHPDVPIGAEDCATVQKMVGNPREFGFPVKDHLQLGKDLDLFDFDAAAEVSGSKFYYLKNEAVMLEMGLVNWTLSEVMKRGFTPLTTPEIVRSSVVEKCGFQPRGENTQVYSIDGSDQCLIGTAEIPVGGIHMESILSESLLPLKYVAYSHCFRTEAGAAGAATRGLYRVHQFSKMEMFILCRPEESDSYHEELIKIEEDLFASLGLHYKTLDMASEDLGAPAYRKFDIEAWMPGLNRYGEISSASNCTDYQSRRLGIRYRPFSEPPSSTTPNNPKKSKSPTKFVHTLNATACAVPRMIICLLENYQQEDGSVIIPEPLRPYMGGRQVISPKHR; the protein is encoded by the exons ATGAAAGGGAAACTGGAACCGTCAGAGCGGCAAAAACTTGTACAAGAAG GGAAGAACCTGAAGGAAGAAGTTGCAACATTGGAAGAAGACCTTCTGAAACTTAAAGATGAGCTTCAGGAGGAAGCACAATGTATACCGAACATGACGCATCCAGATGTCCCAATTGGTGCGGAGGATTGTGCAACAGTCCAAAAGATG GTTGGCAACCCTCGTGAGTTTGGATTCCCTGTGAAGGATCACCTTCAACTTGGAAAAGACCTAGATCTTTTTGACTTTGATGCCGCTGCAGAG GTCAGTGGTTCAAAATTTTACTACCTAAAGAATGAAGCAGTTATGCTAGAGATGGGCCTTGTAAACTGGACACTATCAGAAGTTATGAAGAGGGGCTTTACACCCTTAACAACCCCGGAAATAGTAAGGTCATCCGTTGTTGAAAAATGTGGTTTTCAACCCCGTGGAGAGAACACCCAG GTTTATTCCATTGACGGTAGCGATCAATGCCTCATCGGCACTGCAGAGATTCCTGTAGGGGGAATTCACATGGAATCTATTCTTTCCGAGTCTTTACTGCCTCTCAAGTATGTGGCATATTCTCATTGCTTCCGAACTGAGGCCGGTGCTGCAGGCGCGGCAACAAG AGGCCTGTATCGAGTTCACCAATTCAGCAAGATGGAGATGTTCATTTTGTGCCGACCAGAGGAAAGCGATTCCTACCATGAGGAACTCATAAAAATCGAGGAAGACTTATTCGCTTCACTAGGACTACATTACAA AACTTTGGATATGGCTTCAGAAGATCTAGGAGCGCCTGCTTATCGGAAGTTTGATATAGAGGCGTGGATGCCAGGCTTGAATCGATATGGAGAG ATATCGAGTGCATCGAACTGCACGGACTATCAGAGCCGCCGACTAGGAATCCGATACCGTCCATTTTCAGAACCACCTTCATCCACCACCCCAAATAATCCTAAGAAGAGCAAATCTCCAACAAAGTTTGTTCATACCTTAAACGCAACAGCATGTGCAGTTCCAAGGATGATTATATGTTTGCTGGAGAATTACCAGCAAGAAGATGGCTCTGTTATTATCCCAGAACCACTCAGGCCTTACATGGGTGGTCGTCAGGTCATCTCCCCCAAACACCGTTAA